Proteins encoded by one window of Kribbella flavida DSM 17836:
- a CDS encoding quinone-dependent dihydroorotate dehydrogenase, with the protein MSSAYRTLVRPVLYRLGRGDAEVAHEQTLHGLRRLTRVPGAVSALSRSYGALPAGLARTVFGVRFPSPVGLAAGMDKNGIALPAWRALGFGFVEVGTVTAHPQPGNEKPRLFRLVESEAVINRMGFNNLGSAALADRLAAYGPLGYPLGISIGKSKVTPIEDAVEDYVTSLRRLYRFGDYFAVNVSSPNTPGLRSLQDAGHLRELLAALHTEAAALAGSGSGSGFGATSGSGAESRSGAESGSGAESGSGSGAVKPILVKIAPDLTEAAIDELLGVCTDAGVAGIIATNTTIGREALAPADQALAAEAGGLSGRPLTEISAKTVAHIHAETGGALPIIGVGGILDPSDAARLIDAGASLVQLYTGLIYRGPGLVRATNRLLAANHRPATPSTPS; encoded by the coding sequence GTGAGTTCGGCGTACCGCACCCTGGTCCGGCCGGTCCTGTACCGGCTGGGCCGGGGTGACGCCGAGGTGGCGCACGAGCAGACCCTGCACGGGTTGCGCCGGCTGACCCGCGTTCCGGGCGCGGTGAGCGCTCTCTCGCGCTCGTACGGCGCGCTGCCGGCCGGCCTGGCCCGGACCGTGTTCGGGGTGCGGTTCCCCAGTCCGGTCGGGCTGGCGGCGGGCATGGACAAGAACGGGATCGCGCTGCCCGCCTGGCGCGCGCTCGGGTTCGGCTTCGTCGAGGTCGGCACGGTGACGGCGCACCCGCAGCCGGGCAACGAGAAACCCCGGCTGTTCCGGTTGGTCGAGAGCGAGGCCGTGATCAACCGGATGGGCTTCAACAACCTCGGCTCCGCCGCGCTGGCCGACCGGCTCGCGGCGTACGGGCCGCTGGGGTACCCGCTGGGAATCTCGATCGGCAAGTCGAAGGTGACGCCGATCGAGGACGCGGTCGAGGACTACGTGACGTCGCTGCGCCGGCTGTACCGCTTCGGCGACTACTTCGCGGTCAACGTCAGCTCGCCGAACACGCCGGGATTGCGCTCTCTGCAAGACGCCGGCCACCTCCGCGAACTGCTCGCCGCCCTGCACACCGAGGCGGCCGCCCTCGCCGGATCGGGCTCCGGCTCCGGCTTCGGCGCGACCTCGGGTTCCGGGGCGGAGTCGAGGTCGGGCGCGGAGTCGGGTTCCGGCGCGGAGTCGGGTTCCGGTTCGGGTGCGGTCAAGCCGATCCTGGTGAAGATCGCGCCGGACCTGACCGAGGCGGCGATCGACGAGCTGCTCGGGGTCTGCACCGATGCCGGCGTCGCCGGCATCATCGCCACCAACACGACCATCGGCCGCGAGGCACTGGCGCCCGCGGACCAGGCCCTGGCCGCCGAGGCCGGCGGGTTGTCCGGCCGGCCGCTGACCGAGATCTCGGCCAAGACCGTCGCCCACATCCACGCCGAGACCGGGGGAGCGCTGCCGATCATCGGCGTCGGCGGCATTCTGGACCCCAGCGACGCGGCCCGGTTGATCGACGCCGGCGCCAGCCTCGTGCAGCTCTACACCGGCCTGATCTACCGCGGCCCCGGGCTGGTCCGGGCGACCAACCGGCTGCTGGCCGCGAACCACCGTCCCGCCACGCCGAGTACTCCGTCATGA
- the rpoZ gene encoding DNA-directed RNA polymerase subunit omega, translated as MSGNQPVAIGITSPPIDDLLTHTDSKYKLVLYSAKRARQINAYYSQLGEGLLEYVGPLVETHVQEKPLSIAMREINDGVLTCTDIDPEAEAEAAAAAAEKSAAE; from the coding sequence TTGTCTGGCAACCAGCCTGTCGCCATCGGCATCACCTCCCCGCCGATCGACGACCTGCTCACCCACACCGACTCCAAGTACAAGCTCGTCCTGTACTCGGCCAAGCGCGCCCGGCAGATCAACGCCTACTACTCCCAGCTCGGCGAGGGCCTGCTCGAGTACGTCGGCCCGCTGGTCGAGACCCACGTGCAGGAGAAGCCGCTGTCGATCGCGATGCGCGAGATCAACGACGGCGTGCTGACCTGCACGGACATCGACCCCGAAGCCGAGGCGGAGGCCGCTGCCGCCGCTGCTGAGAAGTCCGCCGCCGAGTAG
- the gmk gene encoding guanylate kinase, whose product MTKHRTPDTPAGHDAHRPADRATRDDAHTPGGDDGSGRPPARLTVLAGPTAVGKGTVAAEIRERFPDVWISVSATTRKARPGEVHGVHYLFVSDDEFDRMIADGELLEWAVVHKAARYGTPKQPVLDKLAAGRPALLEIDLQGARQVRATMPEAHFVFLAPPSWDELVRRLVGRGTETADERERRLETAVLELAAEKEFDVTIVNASVREAADQLVKLIRSPSISGKS is encoded by the coding sequence ATGACCAAGCACAGGACACCCGACACACCAGCCGGCCACGACGCCCACCGGCCGGCCGACCGGGCCACGCGTGACGATGCCCACACGCCGGGCGGCGACGACGGCTCCGGCCGGCCGCCGGCGCGGCTGACCGTGCTGGCCGGCCCGACCGCCGTCGGCAAGGGCACCGTGGCCGCGGAGATCCGCGAGCGGTTCCCCGACGTGTGGATCTCGGTGTCGGCGACGACGCGCAAGGCGCGGCCGGGCGAGGTGCACGGCGTGCACTACCTGTTCGTGTCCGACGACGAGTTCGACCGGATGATCGCCGACGGCGAGCTGCTGGAGTGGGCCGTCGTGCACAAGGCGGCCCGCTACGGCACCCCGAAGCAGCCGGTGCTGGACAAGCTGGCCGCCGGCCGCCCGGCGCTGCTGGAGATCGACCTGCAGGGCGCCCGCCAGGTCCGGGCGACGATGCCGGAGGCGCACTTCGTCTTCCTGGCCCCGCCGAGCTGGGACGAACTGGTCCGCCGGCTGGTCGGCCGCGGTACCGAGACGGCCGACGAGCGGGAGCGCCGGCTGGAGACCGCGGTGCTCGAGCTGGCCGCCGAGAAGGAGTTCGACGTGACGATCGTGAACGCCTCGGTTCGGGAGGCGGCCGATCAGTTGGTAAAGTTGATTCGATCACCCTCCATCTCTGGAAAGAGCTGA
- the mihF gene encoding integration host factor, actinobacterial type yields the protein MPLPSLTPEQRAAALDKAAAARRERAEIKNRIRHSGASPTEVLQEGQTNEVIGKMRVSALLQCIPGVGKVRAQQIMQRAGISETRRVRGLGSNQIAALMREFAE from the coding sequence GTGCCACTTCCTTCTTTGACCCCGGAGCAGCGAGCGGCTGCCCTGGACAAGGCCGCGGCCGCACGGCGAGAGCGTGCGGAGATCAAGAACCGGATCCGGCACTCCGGAGCGTCTCCCACCGAGGTTCTGCAAGAGGGGCAGACCAACGAGGTGATCGGCAAGATGCGGGTCAGCGCGCTGCTGCAGTGCATCCCCGGCGTCGGTAAGGTCCGCGCCCAGCAGATCATGCAGCGGGCCGGCATCTCGGAGACCCGCCGGGTGCGCGGACTGGGCTCGAACCAGATCGCCGCGCTGATGCGCGAATTCGCCGAGTGA
- the pyrF gene encoding orotidine-5'-phosphate decarboxylase, producing MSNQPFGTRLRAAMVDRGPLCVGIDPHAHLLESWGLPDTTEGLAAFTNGVVDALADRVAVFKPQSAFFERFGSAGIAVLEQATIRLREAGALVIIDAKRGDIGTTMAGYAAAYLAEKAPLACDALTVSPYLGFGSLQPTIDEARAAGAGLFVLALTSNPEGPQFQSARTTDGPTVAGAVLDGLRALNADTEDLGSFGAVVGATIAKTDENLDIRGPLLAPGLGAQGATAESLLEVFGPAVRNVVPASSREILGAGPDARGLQDAAARANDAYRAVLGY from the coding sequence ATGAGCAACCAGCCGTTCGGCACCCGCCTGCGCGCCGCCATGGTCGACCGCGGCCCGCTCTGCGTCGGCATCGACCCGCACGCCCACCTGCTGGAATCCTGGGGCCTGCCAGACACCACCGAAGGCCTGGCCGCCTTCACGAACGGCGTGGTGGACGCGCTGGCCGACCGGGTCGCGGTGTTCAAGCCGCAGTCGGCGTTCTTCGAGCGGTTCGGCTCGGCCGGCATCGCCGTCCTGGAGCAGGCCACGATCCGGCTGCGCGAGGCCGGGGCGCTGGTGATCATCGACGCCAAGCGCGGCGACATCGGTACGACGATGGCGGGCTACGCCGCGGCGTACCTGGCGGAGAAGGCGCCGCTGGCGTGCGACGCGCTGACCGTCAGCCCGTACCTCGGCTTCGGGTCGCTGCAGCCCACGATCGACGAGGCCCGCGCGGCCGGGGCCGGCCTGTTCGTGCTCGCCCTGACCTCGAACCCGGAGGGCCCGCAGTTCCAGTCCGCCCGGACGACGGACGGGCCGACCGTGGCCGGCGCCGTGCTCGACGGCCTGCGCGCGCTGAACGCGGACACCGAGGATCTCGGCTCGTTCGGTGCGGTCGTCGGCGCGACGATCGCGAAGACCGACGAGAACCTGGACATCCGTGGCCCGCTGCTCGCGCCCGGACTCGGCGCGCAGGGCGCGACCGCGGAGAGCCTGCTCGAAGTCTTCGGGCCGGCCGTGCGCAACGTCGTACCGGCGAGCTCGCGGGAGATCCTCGGCGCCGGTCCGGACGCCCGGGGTCTGCAGGACGCCGCTGCGCGCGCCAACGACGCCTACCGCGCCGTGCTGGGCTACTGA